The DNA sequence TACCCAAAGCTAGCGTGTTGACTAGCTCAGCCGGGTCAGTAATGGTGACAGCATCTTCGTCAAACTGACTAGGGCAAACATGGAACGTGAGGCCAGCTTGGTGAAGCAAGCGCCGTCGAGCAACAGAAGCTGATGCCAGAACTAGGGTAGGGTATGGCATGGGGACAAGGAACTGTTAAGTATTGAGGTGATAACCTAATTGGCTGGAAGGAGCTTGCAAGAGTCATCCTCTAGAAGCTTAGCTGTTTTGTTGACGGATATAACAAGGTTTGAAGAAATTAGGACAATAGCACAGCCGACTGAAGTCGGTACTACAAACTGAGCACTGGAACTTATACGGGCACACTCGTATGGCTTGAGAGCATCGGCCATAGTTTTGGCTGTGTATCCATACATAGATCCCTGGATGAGGGTGGTGATTACACTTGCGGTTCGCTGACCTCTGCGTTGGCGATCGGCACAATCACTGCATGGCCTCGCAGTTCTCGCCATAGCGCCAGTAGGGTACTAGCAATGAAGATACTAGAGTAAGCACCTGCTATAAAGCCAATAATGAGAGCTAGGGCAAAGAATTTCAAGGTTTCACCACCCAGCAAGAAAATGGCAATCAAGGGTAGCAGGGTTGTCATCGTTGTGTTGATGGAGCGTCCCAGGGTTTGATTAACGGCATCGTTGATGATGTCGTTGATATGGTGCTCGGTTGTTGCCCGTTCGATTGTCTCGCGTACCCGATCGTAGATGACCACTGTGTCATTGACTGAAAATCCAATAATAGTGAGCAGGGCCACAATGAACAGACTATCGACTTCGGTACCGATAGTGAGTCCTAGGAGGGCAAATACCCCTAAGGTCACCAAAACATCATGCATAAGGGCCACCAAGGCAAAGATGGCATAGTCTAGCTGAAAGCGAAAGGTGAGGTAGATGGTAATGCCCACAAAGGCCATGAGGAGTGCTAAAACACCAGAGCGGAATAGTTGTGCTCCTAAGGTGGGGCCGACGGTATCGATTTGAGTTTTCGTTGGGTCAAAGGTGCCAATCTTGTCTTGGAGGGCGGCTACTAGTTGTGTGCGTTGGTTAACAGGCAGTTCTTTAGCCCGGATAGAAATAGCCTGAAAGCGATCGCCGGCCACTTGCACGTTGCTGCTGTCAATGCCCTGCTGTGAGAGGATGGCTCGTACTTGGTTGAGGTCGATGGGTTGGTCGCAATTGCCTGGTTTTGTGCAGTCTAGCTCTAGTT is a window from the Cyanobacteriota bacterium genome containing:
- the secF gene encoding protein translocase subunit SecF codes for the protein LELDCTKPGNCDQPIDLNQVRAILSQQGIDSSNVQVAGDRFQAISIRAKELPVNQRTQLVAALQDKIGTFDPTKTQIDTVGPTLGAQLFRSGVLALLMAFVGITIYLTFRFQLDYAIFALVALMHDVLVTLGVFALLGLTIGTEVDSLFIVALLTIIGFSVNDTVVIYDRVRETIERATTEHHINDIINDAVNQTLGRSINTTMTTLLPLIAIFLLGGETLKFFALALIIGFIAGAYSSIFIASTLLALWRELRGHAVIVPIANAEVSEPQV